The following are encoded together in the Streptomyces rapamycinicus NRRL 5491 genome:
- a CDS encoding phytoene desaturase family protein — translation MARIVVIGSGMGAMAAAARLAVAGHRVVVYERGRAHGGGVGRFERDGFRFDTGPGLLHLPAVHRDLFVKTGKQTLEQSVELVQVDPASRHLFADGTDVRLPNASRAGVLQALDGAFGAGAGERWSDLVNRAREVWDATRRPLLEEPLRADWRVLGRDPYPAAPVRRRGLGGLFRRGGGAAGPPTLAEVARRELGDPRAVALLESHALAHGLDPRSAPAAATVLPYVEQTFGTWYVRGGMRALADALHERCRQRKVEFHFEAEVTGIVEKDGRAAGVELADGGVAEADAVVSGIDPALLPPLLGGQRPWRDGDVRPEPGAGGGTPGRLTVFLALRGARPADTAHRTVVHAPDRDAELAAVFGDGQGLREPCPRPTVTVLRPDDPTVRPDAEHEAVTLTAVVAPHGPVDWTDGAAAEQDAQRLITAAGAAIPDLRGRLLWHEVRTPADTAAETGARGGGVPGPVLAGADGAFLRPANATRIPGLYLAGGWAHPGGGLAHAGMSGALVAGLIVEGGDWRGSQ, via the coding sequence ATGGCACGGATTGTGGTGATCGGCTCCGGGATGGGCGCCATGGCGGCGGCCGCCCGGCTGGCCGTGGCGGGCCACCGGGTGGTGGTGTACGAGCGCGGGCGCGCCCATGGCGGCGGGGTCGGCCGCTTCGAGCGGGACGGCTTCCGCTTCGACACGGGCCCGGGGCTGCTGCATCTGCCCGCCGTCCACCGGGATCTGTTCGTGAAGACCGGCAAGCAGACCCTGGAGCAGAGCGTGGAGCTCGTCCAGGTCGACCCGGCGAGCCGGCACCTCTTCGCCGACGGCACGGACGTCCGGCTGCCCAACGCCTCGCGGGCCGGAGTGCTCCAGGCGCTGGACGGCGCCTTCGGCGCGGGCGCGGGCGAGCGCTGGAGCGATCTGGTCAACCGGGCGCGCGAGGTGTGGGACGCCACCCGCAGACCGCTCCTGGAGGAGCCGCTGCGCGCCGACTGGCGGGTTCTGGGCCGCGACCCCTATCCGGCCGCCCCCGTGCGGCGCAGGGGGCTCGGCGGCCTCTTCCGCCGGGGTGGTGGCGCCGCCGGGCCGCCCACGCTCGCCGAGGTGGCCCGCCGTGAGCTGGGGGATCCGCGCGCCGTGGCCCTCCTGGAGAGCCATGCGCTGGCACACGGCCTGGACCCGCGCTCGGCCCCCGCCGCGGCCACCGTGCTGCCTTATGTCGAGCAGACCTTCGGCACCTGGTACGTGCGCGGGGGGATGCGGGCGCTCGCCGATGCGCTCCATGAGCGCTGCCGTCAGCGGAAGGTGGAATTCCACTTCGAGGCCGAGGTCACCGGCATCGTGGAGAAGGACGGCCGTGCGGCGGGTGTGGAGCTGGCCGACGGCGGCGTCGCGGAGGCCGACGCGGTGGTCTCGGGCATCGACCCCGCGCTGCTGCCCCCACTGCTCGGCGGGCAGCGGCCCTGGCGGGACGGGGACGTGCGGCCGGAGCCCGGCGCGGGCGGCGGCACACCGGGGCGGCTGACCGTCTTCCTGGCGCTGCGCGGCGCCCGCCCCGCGGACACCGCGCACCGCACCGTGGTCCACGCCCCGGACCGCGACGCGGAGTTGGCCGCCGTCTTCGGCGACGGCCAGGGGCTCCGCGAGCCCTGCCCCCGCCCCACGGTGACCGTGCTGCGCCCGGACGACCCCACGGTGCGCCCGGACGCGGAGCACGAGGCCGTCACCCTTACCGCCGTCGTCGCCCCGCACGGCCCGGTGGACTGGACGGACGGCGCGGCGGCGGAGCAGGACGCCCAGCGGCTGATCACGGCCGCCGGGGCCGCCATACCGGATCTGCGGGGGCGGCTGCTGTGGCATGAGGTCCGCACACCCGCCGACACCGCGGCGGAGACGGGCGCCCGGGGCGGTGGCGTTCCGGGCCCGGTGCTCGCCGGGGCGGACGGCGCGTTTCTGCGGCCCGCCAACGCCACCCGGATACCGGGTCTGTATCTGGCGGGCGGCTGGGCCCATCCGGGCGGCGGGCTCGCCCACGCGGGGATGTCGGGCGCGCTGGTGGCCGGGCTGATCGTCGAGGGCGGGGACTGGCGCGGCTCCCAGTAG
- a CDS encoding TetR/AcrR family transcriptional regulator: MDSSSTRRQATRQKLFEAAVTLIAEQGFSSTTVDEIAERAGVAKGTVYYNFASKTVLFEELLQHGIELLTASLQTAADENAERGGSHVDALDAMVRAGLDFISRYPSLTQLYVAELWRTNRAWQSTLMMVRQRAIAVIEAELRAGVATHELSEDIDIPLTASALFGMVLVAALDWQSYQPERSLEDVHAALSRLLQGRVGGTVASG; the protein is encoded by the coding sequence ATGGACAGCAGCAGCACGCGCCGCCAGGCCACCCGGCAGAAACTCTTCGAGGCAGCGGTCACCCTCATCGCGGAACAGGGCTTCTCCTCCACCACCGTGGACGAGATCGCCGAACGGGCGGGGGTGGCCAAGGGCACGGTGTACTACAACTTCGCCAGCAAGACCGTGCTCTTCGAGGAGCTGCTGCAGCACGGCATCGAGCTGCTGACCGCCTCGCTCCAGACCGCCGCCGACGAGAACGCCGAGCGCGGCGGCAGCCACGTGGACGCGCTGGACGCCATGGTCCGGGCCGGGCTGGACTTCATCTCCCGCTATCCGTCGCTCACCCAGCTGTACGTGGCCGAGCTGTGGCGCACCAACCGCGCCTGGCAGTCCACCTTGATGATGGTCCGGCAGCGGGCCATAGCGGTGATCGAGGCCGAGCTGCGGGCCGGGGTGGCCACGCACGAGCTCAGCGAGGACATCGACATCCCGCTGACGGCCTCGGCACTGTTCGGGATGGTGCTGGTGGCCGCGCTGGACTGGCAGTCCTATCAGCCGGAGCGGTCGCTGGAGGATGTGCACGCGGCGCTGTCACGGCTGCTCCAGGGCCGCGTCGGCGGGACCGTGGCCTCGGGGTGA
- a CDS encoding YhgE/Pip family protein, with the protein MRSPKLAALELKRFGRGKLPRAALAALLLLPLLYGALYLWSFWDPYGKLNKIPVALVNSDTGATVKGEHLTAGDDITDKLLDSETFDWHPTSAAEARKGVANGTYYLSLTVPQDFSRQIASSSGKSPETGALKVRTDDANNYIVGQISRSVFSEVRAAASTKASRGFYDNIFISFADIHGETENAANSADKLGKGIGKAKKGADDLAKGLAKAKEGSRDLKSGLGSLYKGSGTLETGAGGVADGTQSLSDKVNDVAAKVRPFLKEHGKEIGDISQLVADASQKASDNLDTLPEKTSTAATKARKASDDLAADYRTRCEGAVPTDPDCPALKKSVAAAGTAADVAEDVNKLVQDHTGQLDTLGGHLDDLHGQALWLAHNAPHLDTDLDSAVRKINTLNSGARKVAKGAGTLHTGLSSAKTGASDLDSGVGKARGGADTLGGGMYRLVDGSGKLSGGLHDGAAKIPDYGEQDRDARTEVMSDPVRLVNQALHKAPNYGTGFAPYFIPLSLWVGAMVAYMLIQPLNGRALAAGASSWRIAFAGWLPVAAIGVLQTLALMAVLHWAIGLEMVRAAGTLGFLMLVTACFAAIVQWLNARFGPAGRILVLALLMLQLTSAGGTYPVQTSPRFFNAIHPFLPMTYVVDGLRRLITGGGLGPVWLACGVLIGFTAAALALTAWSARRRQVWTVDRLHPELSL; encoded by the coding sequence ATGCGCTCGCCGAAACTCGCCGCGCTTGAGCTGAAGCGGTTCGGAAGGGGCAAGCTGCCGCGTGCGGCGCTCGCCGCCCTGCTCCTGCTGCCGCTGCTCTACGGCGCGCTGTACCTGTGGTCCTTCTGGGATCCGTACGGCAAGCTGAACAAGATCCCGGTAGCCCTCGTCAACTCGGACACCGGCGCCACCGTGAAGGGCGAGCACCTCACCGCGGGCGACGACATCACCGACAAGCTGCTCGACAGCGAGACCTTCGACTGGCACCCCACGAGCGCCGCCGAAGCCCGTAAGGGCGTCGCGAACGGCACGTACTACCTCTCGCTGACCGTCCCCCAGGACTTCAGCCGGCAGATCGCCTCAAGCTCCGGGAAGTCACCGGAGACCGGCGCCCTCAAGGTGCGCACCGACGACGCCAACAACTACATCGTCGGCCAGATCTCCCGCTCGGTCTTCTCCGAGGTGCGCGCCGCGGCCTCCACCAAGGCGTCCCGCGGCTTCTACGACAACATCTTCATCTCCTTCGCCGACATCCACGGCGAGACGGAGAATGCCGCCAACAGCGCCGACAAGCTCGGTAAGGGCATCGGCAAGGCCAAGAAGGGCGCGGACGACCTCGCCAAGGGCCTGGCCAAGGCCAAGGAGGGCAGCCGCGATCTGAAGTCCGGGCTCGGCTCGCTCTACAAGGGCTCCGGGACGCTCGAGACCGGCGCGGGCGGGGTCGCCGACGGCACCCAGTCCCTGTCCGACAAGGTCAACGACGTGGCGGCCAAGGTCCGCCCGTTCCTCAAGGAGCACGGCAAGGAGATCGGGGACATCTCCCAACTGGTCGCCGACGCCTCCCAGAAGGCGTCCGACAACCTCGACACCCTGCCCGAGAAGACCTCCACGGCGGCCACCAAGGCCCGTAAGGCGTCCGACGACCTCGCCGCCGACTACCGGACCCGCTGCGAGGGCGCGGTGCCCACCGACCCGGACTGCCCCGCGCTGAAGAAGTCGGTGGCGGCGGCCGGCACCGCCGCCGATGTGGCCGAGGACGTCAACAAGCTGGTCCAGGACCACACCGGCCAACTCGACACCCTCGGCGGCCATCTGGACGATCTGCACGGCCAGGCGCTCTGGCTCGCGCACAACGCCCCGCACCTGGACACCGACCTCGACTCCGCCGTACGGAAGATCAACACCCTCAACTCCGGGGCGCGGAAGGTCGCCAAGGGCGCCGGAACCCTGCACACCGGGCTGAGCAGCGCCAAGACCGGCGCGTCCGATCTCGACAGCGGCGTCGGTAAGGCGCGCGGCGGCGCGGACACCCTGGGCGGCGGGATGTACCGGCTCGTGGACGGCTCCGGGAAGCTCTCCGGGGGTCTGCACGACGGCGCGGCCAAGATCCCCGACTACGGCGAGCAGGACCGGGACGCCCGTACGGAGGTGATGTCGGATCCGGTGCGGCTGGTGAACCAGGCGCTGCACAAGGCGCCCAACTACGGCACGGGCTTCGCCCCGTACTTCATCCCGCTCTCCCTGTGGGTCGGCGCGATGGTGGCCTACATGCTGATCCAGCCGCTCAACGGGCGCGCGCTGGCGGCGGGCGCGTCCTCCTGGCGGATCGCGTTCGCGGGCTGGCTGCCGGTCGCCGCGATCGGTGTGCTCCAGACGCTGGCCCTGATGGCGGTGTTGCACTGGGCGATCGGCCTCGAGATGGTGCGGGCCGCGGGCACGCTCGGCTTCCTGATGCTGGTGACGGCCTGTTTCGCGGCGATCGTGCAGTGGCTGAACGCCCGCTTCGGACCGGCCGGCCGGATCCTGGTACTGGCCCTGCTGATGCTCCAGCTGACCTCGGCGGGCGGCACCTATCCGGTGCAGACGAGTCCGCGCTTCTTCAACGCCATCCACCCCTTCCTGCCGATGACTTACGTGGTGGACGGGTTGCGCCGGCTGATCACCGGCGGCGGGCTCGGACCGGTGTGGCTGGCCTGCGGAGTGCTCATCGGATTCACCGCGGCCGCCCTGGCGCTCACCGCGTGGTCGGCGCGGCGCCGGCAGGTGTGGACGGTGGACCGGCTGCACCCGGAGCTGAGCCTGTGA
- a CDS encoding ATP-binding cassette domain-containing protein, with translation MGGTPEAETGAAVTAEGLGVRGSHGWAFRGADITADPGALIAVEGPSGSGRTSLLLTLTGRMRPTEGHGGVGGFRVPQQMARIRRISALAHVPGVTELDPVLTVAEHLRERAMLRRRFADSPRGLLRPRRERAAASRAAIDAALTAAGLDLDTLPKGPRTAVRDLERLEALRLSIALALISRPRLLAVDDADLKLSDDDRERAWALLREIAEDGTTVLAVCSQAPPGAVVVRTARTSAAENGESGENGEKARRTQQADAPAAEGHEHDENEEGSADALAETRRA, from the coding sequence GTGGGGGGCACCCCAGAAGCGGAGACCGGGGCGGCGGTGACGGCCGAGGGGCTCGGCGTCAGGGGGTCGCACGGCTGGGCGTTCCGCGGTGCCGACATCACCGCCGACCCGGGTGCGCTGATCGCCGTCGAGGGCCCGTCCGGTTCGGGCCGCACCTCCCTGCTGCTCACGCTCACCGGCCGGATGCGCCCCACCGAGGGACACGGCGGTGTCGGTGGCTTCCGAGTGCCCCAACAGATGGCGCGCATACGCCGGATCAGCGCGCTCGCGCATGTGCCGGGCGTCACCGAGCTCGACCCGGTGCTCACCGTCGCCGAGCACCTGCGCGAGCGGGCGATGCTGCGGCGCCGGTTCGCCGACTCCCCCCGCGGGCTGCTGCGCCCGCGCCGGGAGCGGGCCGCCGCGTCCCGGGCCGCGATCGACGCCGCCCTCACTGCCGCCGGGCTGGACCTCGACACGCTGCCCAAGGGGCCGCGTACGGCCGTACGGGACCTGGAGCGGCTGGAGGCGCTGCGGCTGTCGATCGCGCTCGCCCTCATCTCCCGTCCGCGGCTGCTGGCCGTCGACGACGCCGACCTGAAGCTCTCGGACGACGATCGCGAGCGGGCCTGGGCGCTGCTGCGGGAGATCGCGGAGGACGGCACCACGGTCCTCGCGGTGTGCAGCCAGGCCCCGCCCGGGGCGGTCGTGGTCCGCACCGCACGCACCAGCGCCGCCGAGAACGGCGAGAGCGGTGAGAACGGCGAGAAGGCCCGCCGGACCCAGCAGGCCGACGCGCCCGCCGCCGAAGGACACGAACACGACGAGAACGAGGAGGGGTCGGCGGATGCGCTCGCCGAAACTCGCCGCGCTTGA